A window of the Dyadobacter pollutisoli genome harbors these coding sequences:
- a CDS encoding RNA polymerase sigma factor, whose amino-acid sequence MLETLVNNYARHNSTDEELVKLFLESQDNRYFEKLYERYSFKVYQKCLSLIKDASKAEDLTHDVFLKLMFKMNTFKEDAKFSTWLFSITYNHCMDLLRSGKKQIVTVHEEKADFVDDFDMYDIFEVEAVDTRKLRAALKQLNVEEKAMLYLKYMDNRSIRDIANIFRLTESAVKMRLMRSREKLRKKYQDCILFS is encoded by the coding sequence ATGCTTGAAACATTAGTTAACAATTATGCACGGCATAATTCAACGGACGAAGAACTAGTCAAACTTTTCCTGGAATCCCAAGACAACCGTTACTTTGAAAAGCTATATGAAAGATATTCATTCAAGGTTTATCAAAAGTGTTTGTCATTAATTAAAGATGCCTCAAAGGCAGAAGATCTCACCCATGATGTTTTCCTTAAACTGATGTTCAAAATGAACACTTTTAAGGAAGATGCCAAGTTCTCAACGTGGCTTTTCTCAATCACATACAATCATTGCATGGACCTGCTGAGGTCGGGCAAAAAGCAAATCGTGACGGTGCACGAAGAAAAAGCTGATTTCGTGGATGACTTTGATATGTACGACATTTTTGAGGTCGAAGCGGTCGACACTCGAAAACTTAGAGCCGCATTGAAACAATTGAATGTTGAAGAAAAGGCCATGCTTTATCTGAAATATATGGATAACCGTAGCATCCGCGACATCGCTAATATCTTCAGATTAACCGAAAGTGCTGTAAAAATGCGCCTCATGCGCTCACGTGAGAAGCTCAGAAAGAAATACCAGGACTGCATTCTATTTAGCTGA
- the tsf gene encoding translation elongation factor Ts has product MAITAQDVNKLRQMTGAGMMDCKKALQEADGDFDKAVDILRKQGQKVAAKRADNAVSEGTVVVQISADGTNGKLIALACETEPVSNVEDFKNLAQSILDKAVADNISDKEALLSATLADGRPVSEHIVDLVGKLGEKLEITAYENVTADQVVPYIHSNGKLGVLVAFNGVNGTDVNELGKDVAMQIAAMKPIALDKDEVDSATVEREIEVGKEQARAEGKPEAMLEKIAQGKLQKFYKDNTLLNQEFVKDSSLTIRQLLEKTAKGLTVKSFKRIAIGG; this is encoded by the coding sequence ATGGCAATTACCGCACAAGATGTAAACAAACTCCGCCAAATGACTGGCGCAGGCATGATGGATTGTAAAAAAGCACTTCAGGAAGCTGATGGTGATTTTGACAAGGCTGTTGATATTCTTCGTAAACAAGGACAGAAAGTAGCTGCAAAACGCGCTGACAATGCAGTTTCCGAAGGAACCGTAGTAGTACAAATCAGTGCTGACGGCACAAACGGAAAGCTTATTGCCCTTGCTTGCGAAACTGAACCGGTTTCTAACGTTGAGGATTTCAAAAATCTGGCGCAAAGCATTTTGGACAAAGCGGTAGCAGATAACATTTCTGATAAAGAAGCTTTGCTTTCAGCTACTTTGGCTGATGGTCGTCCGGTAAGCGAGCACATCGTTGACCTGGTTGGTAAATTGGGAGAGAAACTTGAAATCACAGCTTACGAAAATGTAACTGCTGATCAGGTTGTTCCTTACATTCACTCAAACGGTAAATTGGGCGTACTTGTCGCATTCAACGGTGTAAACGGAACGGATGTTAATGAGCTTGGTAAAGACGTAGCAATGCAGATCGCTGCGATGAAACCTATCGCTTTGGATAAAGACGAAGTTGATTCTGCGACTGTTGAGCGCGAAATCGAAGTAGGTAAAGAGCAAGCCCGTGCAGAAGGTAAGCCCGAAGCAATGCTTGAAAAAATCGCGCAGGGAAAACTTCAGAAGTTTTATAAAGACAATACTTTGTTGAATCAGGAATTCGTAAAAGATTCTTCTTTGACTATACGCCAATTGCTTGAGAAAACTGCGAAAGGATTAACCGTTAAGTCTTTTAAGCGTATTGCTATCGGAGGCTAA
- the rpsB gene encoding 30S ribosomal protein S2 has product MAQIEYKELLDAGVHFGHLTRKWDPRMAPYIFMEKNGIHIIDLNKTLSCIDQAEAALKQIVRSGRKIMFVATKKQAQEIVTEEAKRLKMPYVTDRWLGGMLTNFGTIRKSLKKMQTLEKMLKDETTVSNIAKRERLMLTREKDKLERVLGGVADLTRLPAALFIVDVKREHIAVAEAKRLNIPIFAICDTNSNPELVDFPIPSNDDAYKAISLITLAIGKAIEEGLMERKQDKDDQRMVEEEEAKRQVDKGNEEAAAAAPRAEVAEETAVAESDEE; this is encoded by the coding sequence ATGGCACAAATAGAATATAAAGAACTATTGGATGCAGGTGTCCACTTTGGTCACCTTACCCGCAAGTGGGATCCACGTATGGCTCCATATATCTTCATGGAGAAGAACGGGATCCACATCATTGACCTGAACAAAACTTTGAGCTGCATCGATCAGGCTGAGGCCGCTTTGAAGCAGATCGTTCGTTCAGGACGTAAGATCATGTTTGTTGCTACTAAAAAACAAGCTCAGGAAATCGTAACAGAAGAGGCAAAACGCCTTAAAATGCCTTACGTAACTGATCGCTGGTTGGGTGGTATGCTTACAAACTTCGGTACTATTCGCAAGTCTTTGAAAAAAATGCAGACTCTTGAGAAGATGCTAAAAGACGAAACCACGGTTAGCAATATTGCGAAAAGAGAACGCCTGATGCTTACACGTGAAAAGGATAAATTGGAAAGAGTGTTGGGTGGTGTAGCTGACCTGACCCGCCTTCCTGCTGCCCTTTTCATCGTTGATGTAAAACGCGAGCACATTGCGGTTGCAGAAGCAAAAAGATTGAACATACCCATCTTTGCGATCTGCGATACCAACTCAAACCCTGAACTGGTTGACTTCCCTATTCCAAGTAATGACGATGCTTACAAAGCAATCTCATTGATCACTTTGGCAATTGGAAAAGCAATTGAAGAAGGTTTGATGGAACGCAAACAAGATAAAGACGATCAGCGCATGGTAGAGGAAGAAGAAGCGAAACGTCAGGTTGACAAAGGCAATGAAGAGGCTGCAGCTGCTGCACCTCGTGCTGAAGTAGCCGAAGAAACAGCTGTCGCTGAAAGTGATGAAGAGTAA
- the rpsI gene encoding 30S ribosomal protein S9, protein MEVINTIGRRKTAVARIYMTPGKGDIKVNGRDYKEYFPFEVHQIVLQQPFATISGGNGYDIKVNVRGGGITGQAEAIRMAVSRALVEYNGEFRGALKKEGFLTRDPRMVERKKYGRAKARRRFQFSKR, encoded by the coding sequence ATGGAAGTGATCAACACAATAGGTAGAAGAAAAACAGCCGTGGCTCGTATTTATATGACGCCGGGTAAAGGAGATATCAAAGTAAACGGTCGCGATTACAAAGAATATTTTCCATTTGAAGTTCACCAGATCGTTCTTCAGCAACCTTTCGCTACTATCAGCGGTGGTAATGGATATGATATCAAAGTGAATGTAAGAGGTGGTGGTATCACAGGTCAGGCGGAAGCAATCCGTATGGCAGTATCACGCGCTTTGGTTGAATATAACGGAGAATTCCGTGGAGCACTTAAAAAAGAAGGATTTCTTACTCGTGACCCTCGTATGGTTGAACGTAAGAAATACGGACGTGCTAAGGCCCGTAGAAGATTCCAGTTCTCGAAACGTTAA
- the rplM gene encoding 50S ribosomal protein L13 produces MDTLSYKTISANKNTVNKEWVVVDAQDAILGRLASEVAKIIRGKHKASYTPHVDCGDNVIIINADKIKLTGKKMTDKIYVRHTGYPGGQRFQTPRELLEKHPGRVIEKAVRGMLPKNRLGRRLFTNLFVYADAEHPHSAQQPKEIKL; encoded by the coding sequence GTGGATACGTTAAGCTACAAAACCATCTCGGCGAACAAAAACACAGTGAACAAGGAGTGGGTTGTTGTGGATGCTCAGGATGCAATTTTAGGTCGTTTGGCCAGTGAAGTTGCGAAAATTATCAGAGGCAAGCACAAGGCAAGTTACACTCCTCATGTGGACTGTGGTGATAATGTTATCATTATCAACGCCGATAAAATTAAGTTGACAGGAAAGAAAATGACGGACAAAATCTATGTTCGCCATACAGGTTATCCGGGAGGTCAGCGTTTTCAAACTCCCCGTGAGTTGCTCGAAAAACACCCAGGTCGTGTAATCGAGAAAGCCGTAAGAGGCATGCTTCCAAAGAATCGTTTGGGACGTCGTTTATTCACAAATCTGTTTGTTTATGCTGATGCAGAACACCCGCACAGCGCTCAGCAACCAAAAGAAATCAAGTTGTAA
- a CDS encoding 3-keto-disaccharide hydrolase — translation MLNKIFPLLQSLTICYLLCIFSYQALAQGTDHLSFVPLFNGKNLDGWVDVNTSKETWKVKNGTLICSGKPIGVMRSDRQYENFILEIEWKHMEAGGNSGIFIWSEGTPQENDPLTKAIEVQMLELDYARQHNATEDYVHGELFPTMGMTAIPDNPRGPRSKSLEKRCKGKGEWNKYVVVCVDGTVKLSVNGKFVNGLRNSERKKGYICLEAEGAEIHFRNFRILELPSGITSAAQTAPVVN, via the coding sequence ATGCTTAACAAAATATTCCCTTTGCTCCAATCTTTGACAATATGCTATTTATTATGCATATTTAGTTACCAGGCATTAGCACAGGGTACCGATCATTTATCCTTCGTTCCATTGTTCAACGGTAAGAACCTGGACGGCTGGGTAGATGTGAACACGTCGAAGGAAACATGGAAAGTGAAAAACGGCACTCTCATTTGTTCCGGCAAGCCGATCGGTGTCATGCGGTCGGACAGACAATACGAGAATTTCATCCTCGAAATTGAATGGAAACATATGGAAGCAGGGGGCAACTCGGGTATTTTCATATGGAGCGAAGGTACCCCTCAGGAAAATGATCCCCTCACCAAAGCCATCGAAGTACAGATGCTCGAACTGGACTACGCCCGGCAGCACAATGCAACTGAAGACTACGTCCACGGAGAACTCTTCCCGACCATGGGTATGACTGCGATTCCTGACAACCCCCGCGGCCCGAGAAGCAAATCGCTTGAAAAAAGGTGTAAAGGCAAAGGAGAATGGAACAAATATGTAGTGGTATGCGTCGACGGGACCGTGAAGTTGTCGGTGAATGGCAAGTTTGTTAATGGCCTGCGCAATTCGGAGCGTAAAAAAGGCTATATATGCCTCGAAGCAGAAGGCGCAGAGATTCATTTCCGTAATTTCAGGATTCTCGAATTACCCTCAGGAATTACCTCGGCCGCACAAACAGCGCCGGTGGTTAATTGA
- a CDS encoding Rossmann-like and DUF2520 domain-containing protein: MKISFVGSGNVAWHLAQAFEDAGHWICEVYSRDTQKARQLASSLYDTNIQPDLNFSESEANVIIIAVSDDAIESIIQRIVLPEGVILVHTSGTRSLAEFQNLIEIYSDVYVHTGVFYPLQTFTKGIEMDYKSLPFCIESKNELIENKLIQLAQSISDNVSRMDSDERFILHVAAVFASNFTNYLLTISHDMLDREQLDFELLKPLIQTTIEKALVSNNPAVAQTGPARRGDWKTTGRHLEYLQETDEDWTEIYRLMTDKIRNFYISK, encoded by the coding sequence ATGAAAATCTCCTTCGTTGGCTCAGGGAATGTGGCCTGGCATCTTGCCCAGGCTTTTGAAGATGCTGGTCACTGGATTTGTGAAGTGTATAGCCGTGACACTCAAAAGGCACGTCAGCTGGCTTCTTCTTTATATGATACCAACATTCAGCCTGACCTAAACTTCTCAGAAAGCGAGGCAAATGTCATCATTATTGCGGTTTCCGATGATGCTATCGAGAGTATTATTCAACGGATTGTATTGCCGGAAGGTGTAATTCTGGTCCATACCTCTGGTACCCGTTCGTTAGCTGAATTTCAAAATCTGATTGAGATATACAGTGACGTATACGTCCATACCGGTGTTTTTTATCCACTTCAGACTTTTACCAAAGGAATTGAAATGGATTATAAGTCGCTTCCTTTCTGCATTGAATCCAAAAACGAGCTGATTGAGAACAAACTGATACAGCTAGCGCAGAGTATCAGCGACAATGTAAGCCGGATGGATTCAGACGAGCGATTTATTCTGCACGTTGCAGCCGTTTTTGCGAGCAATTTCACCAATTACCTTCTTACTATCTCCCACGATATGCTCGACCGCGAGCAGCTGGATTTCGAATTGCTCAAACCATTGATTCAAACCACCATTGAAAAAGCATTGGTATCCAACAATCCTGCCGTGGCCCAAACTGGCCCGGCGCGACGTGGTGACTGGAAAACAACCGGCCGCCATCTTGAATACCTGCAGGAAACGGATGAAGACTGGACGGAAATTTACCGACTGATGACGGACAAAATCCGAAACTTCTATATTTCAAAATAA
- a CDS encoding KdsC family phosphatase: MNSTLTDRFKRITTFIFDIDGVMTDGSVIALETGEQPRIFNVRDGYGINRAVKMGYRVAIISAQSQLGVRKRLEYLGVSDIFIGTSPDGKLPVFKKYLAETNLTEDEIVFMGDDLPDYEVMRTNVLAACPADSADEILAIADYISPKNGGRGAVRDLIEQVMKVQGKWMTWFE; this comes from the coding sequence ATGAATTCTACATTAACGGACCGTTTCAAGCGCATTACTACCTTTATTTTTGATATCGACGGTGTCATGACCGACGGAAGCGTGATCGCTCTTGAAACCGGCGAGCAGCCCCGAATTTTTAATGTAAGGGATGGTTACGGTATCAATCGGGCCGTTAAAATGGGCTACCGGGTCGCTATTATATCGGCACAAAGCCAGCTGGGTGTCCGCAAACGGCTCGAATACCTGGGCGTGTCCGACATTTTTATCGGAACATCACCAGACGGCAAACTCCCTGTTTTCAAAAAGTATCTTGCTGAAACAAATCTTACCGAAGACGAAATTGTCTTCATGGGAGATGACCTGCCCGATTATGAAGTAATGCGCACCAATGTACTTGCCGCATGCCCGGCCGACTCAGCCGATGAAATTCTTGCAATTGCAGATTATATATCCCCTAAAAATGGCGGCCGCGGCGCAGTACGCGACCTGATAGAACAAGTAATGAAAGTGCAGGGAAAGTGGATGACCTGGTTTGAATAA
- a CDS encoding acyltransferase family protein, translating to MEKKRYFPNLNGIRCIAALLVVFHHLEQAKHALGIANVYEWPIIQHAGRLGVGLFFVLSGFLITYLLLEERGRFGNVDAKKFYLRRVFRIWPIYFLIIGLSFFVFPHLELLSYPGVEEKLTVDLAERLGLLLLVLPNFAFVLYDLPYWCAQTWSIGVEEQFYYLWPWLIKYPKRRIPIIFFFLAITAGILFLGLKMVNPSEEVKDAMITTFLGQFRIQTMALGGFCAWLVYKEKEHILRIVFRKDLQIAVYTMLAVLFFSGVHFNGFLEVYAVFFAFFVLNVSCNKKTIISLQNPFMDYMGRISYGLYIYHVFVIVVIINVLTKYSPKWEGPVYQTVLYILSLLGSIAVASLSYSYFEKPLLAFKDKRFGR from the coding sequence TTGGAAAAAAAGCGTTACTTCCCAAACCTGAACGGCATTCGCTGCATTGCGGCACTTTTGGTAGTTTTTCATCACCTGGAACAAGCCAAGCATGCTCTGGGAATTGCTAATGTATATGAATGGCCCATTATCCAACATGCCGGAAGACTGGGCGTCGGCTTATTTTTTGTTCTGAGCGGTTTTCTTATTACCTATCTATTGCTGGAAGAAAGAGGCCGGTTCGGCAATGTCGATGCCAAAAAGTTCTACCTGCGCAGGGTTTTCAGGATATGGCCTATTTATTTCCTTATCATTGGTCTGTCATTCTTTGTTTTTCCGCATTTAGAACTGCTTAGTTACCCCGGCGTCGAAGAGAAGCTGACCGTCGATCTGGCAGAACGCCTCGGTCTCCTTTTGCTCGTACTGCCCAATTTTGCTTTCGTACTTTATGATCTGCCTTACTGGTGCGCCCAAACGTGGTCCATTGGAGTGGAAGAGCAGTTTTATTATCTCTGGCCCTGGCTGATCAAGTATCCGAAAAGGCGTATTCCGATCATTTTCTTCTTTCTGGCGATTACCGCAGGGATTTTGTTTCTTGGTTTAAAAATGGTGAACCCATCCGAAGAAGTAAAGGACGCGATGATCACGACATTTCTGGGACAGTTCCGCATTCAAACGATGGCACTGGGTGGATTTTGTGCCTGGCTTGTTTACAAAGAAAAAGAGCACATTCTCCGGATCGTTTTCAGAAAAGATTTGCAGATCGCAGTTTACACCATGCTCGCTGTTTTGTTTTTTTCCGGGGTTCATTTCAATGGATTTCTGGAAGTATACGCAGTCTTCTTTGCCTTTTTCGTGTTGAATGTCTCCTGTAATAAGAAAACGATCATTAGTTTGCAAAACCCATTTATGGATTATATGGGAAGGATTTCCTACGGCCTTTACATTTATCACGTATTTGTGATCGTGGTCATTATCAATGTACTTACCAAATATTCTCCGAAATGGGAAGGGCCCGTTTATCAAACAGTTCTTTACATTTTATCGCTCCTGGGATCCATTGCGGTGGCGTCACTATCCTATTCCTACTTTGAGAAGCCTTTGCTTGCATTTAAGGACAAGCGTTTCGGACGATAG
- a CDS encoding polysaccharide deacetylase family protein has protein sequence MKYSAVRTTFSPGIQIAFLMLIIFMSACSNNAENTEKAGIAISFDDHFINDWYELRPLFQKYGAKVTFFVTCGDTLTTDEIAKLKQLEKDGHEIGFHGTVHGKSTELIAAVGPAKYAETELTPGLHYMKLAGFAPQSYAHPGGNHNDQVDSVLLATGFKILRDVAISRRKMFGVQLYALAPRLMDWIFYPFDQEKIVDALLIDTDAELTAEEMKEAITKAKKTGTALMLFGHQPLYSQPKNGAYGFDVAFLEKILKEAHEQKLQFYKMSELPAK, from the coding sequence TTGAAATATTCAGCCGTAAGAACCACATTCAGCCCAGGCATTCAGATAGCCTTTTTAATGTTGATCATTTTCATGTCGGCCTGCTCGAACAACGCTGAAAACACTGAAAAGGCCGGGATAGCGATTTCTTTTGACGATCATTTTATCAATGACTGGTATGAATTAAGGCCATTATTCCAGAAATACGGGGCAAAGGTGACATTCTTCGTTACCTGCGGCGATACATTGACGACGGATGAAATTGCAAAGCTGAAACAACTCGAAAAGGATGGGCATGAGATCGGGTTTCACGGTACGGTACATGGCAAATCCACAGAATTGATAGCTGCAGTGGGGCCAGCCAAATATGCAGAAACTGAATTGACACCCGGGCTGCATTACATGAAACTGGCGGGTTTTGCTCCACAATCCTACGCGCATCCGGGAGGTAATCACAATGACCAGGTTGACTCGGTACTATTGGCAACTGGTTTTAAAATCCTTCGAGACGTAGCCATTTCGCGGCGAAAAATGTTTGGGGTACAGCTTTATGCATTGGCGCCGAGGTTGATGGACTGGATTTTTTATCCGTTCGATCAGGAAAAAATTGTAGATGCCCTTTTGATCGATACGGATGCGGAATTGACGGCGGAGGAAATGAAGGAAGCGATTACCAAAGCAAAAAAGACGGGTACTGCATTAATGTTATTTGGCCACCAACCATTATATAGTCAGCCCAAAAACGGTGCGTATGGTTTCGATGTGGCCTTTCTTGAAAAAATATTGAAAGAAGCACATGAGCAAAAACTCCAATTTTATAAGATGAGCGAGCTGCCCGCAAAATGA
- a CDS encoding metallophosphoesterase family protein — protein sequence MKILHTADWHIGKRLDNYSRLEEQRLVLDEICEIAERENVDAIIVAGDLFDNFNPSSEATELLYSTLHRLSANGTRAVIAIAGNHDSPERIQVPDALAKVCGILFVGFPNTEIKPFCTQGKVEIVRTAKGFIELTLPNADFPLRILHTPYANEQRLRTFLGIEESEEALRVHLQNHWQELADLYLDDKGFNLLATHLFVMQNGGPMPEEPDDERPILHIGGAQAIYTENFPAQVHYIALGHLHRYQVVDKNPAPAIYSSSPLAYSFSEANQTKYVVLIEAETGKLASYRPIELTKGKKLRRKSFHSIDEAITWLGGHTDDLIELTIISDNYLEAADKKRLTEAHSGIIQIIPQIKRSEVAEATSEIDLSLSIEKLFGEYFKTRNKGQEPSEGLMEVFREVLGTEEES from the coding sequence ATGAAAATTCTCCATACCGCCGACTGGCATATTGGCAAACGACTAGATAACTATTCCCGTCTGGAAGAGCAGCGGCTCGTGCTGGACGAGATATGTGAGATTGCGGAGAGGGAAAATGTAGATGCTATCATCGTCGCAGGAGATTTGTTTGACAATTTTAATCCGTCGTCAGAAGCTACCGAGCTACTATACAGCACATTGCATCGTCTTTCAGCGAATGGAACCCGCGCAGTGATCGCGATCGCAGGTAACCACGATTCCCCCGAGCGCATACAGGTACCGGATGCATTGGCGAAAGTTTGCGGAATATTATTCGTGGGCTTTCCTAACACCGAGATCAAACCATTCTGCACGCAGGGGAAAGTTGAGATCGTACGGACGGCCAAAGGTTTTATTGAGCTCACATTGCCCAATGCTGATTTTCCGCTGCGCATTTTGCATACACCTTATGCCAATGAACAGCGATTGCGCACATTTCTGGGCATTGAAGAATCGGAAGAAGCATTAAGAGTTCATTTGCAAAACCATTGGCAGGAACTGGCAGACTTGTACCTCGACGACAAAGGTTTCAACTTACTCGCCACGCATTTGTTTGTGATGCAAAATGGCGGCCCAATGCCCGAAGAGCCGGATGACGAGCGACCTATTCTGCACATTGGAGGCGCGCAGGCCATTTATACCGAAAATTTCCCGGCACAGGTGCATTACATTGCACTTGGTCATTTGCACCGTTATCAGGTTGTGGATAAAAATCCTGCACCCGCGATCTATTCCAGCAGCCCGCTGGCTTACAGTTTTTCCGAAGCTAACCAGACCAAATATGTAGTTCTGATTGAGGCAGAGACTGGAAAATTGGCTAGTTACCGGCCCATTGAACTCACAAAAGGCAAAAAACTGCGCCGGAAAAGCTTTCACAGCATTGACGAAGCCATCACCTGGCTCGGCGGACACACCGACGATCTCATCGAGCTGACCATTATTTCAGACAACTACCTCGAAGCGGCAGACAAAAAGCGGCTTACCGAAGCCCATTCAGGCATTATCCAGATTATTCCGCAAATAAAAAGGAGTGAAGTAGCCGAAGCTACGTCGGAAATCGACCTTTCGCTAAGCATTGAAAAGCTTTTTGGCGAATATTTCAAAACCAGAAATAAGGGCCAGGAACCATCGGAGGGTTTAATGGAGGTCTTTCGGGAGGTGCTGGGTACAGAAGAGGAGTCTTAA
- a CDS encoding nucleotidyl transferase AbiEii/AbiGii toxin family protein, whose translation MLCKDPFIIDPGTFQLIQQIQATPGFSEFYLVGGTSLALQIGHRNSIDIDLFTAGDFVTDDIVEFLQPFFNVEVSSKRNLNSLFTFINNVKVDFIRHNYSLIKSPKIEDGITFLSAEDISAMKLNAIINSGKRLKDFVDIYFLLEHFSLNQIISFFETKYPHMNAVIALKSLSYFDDIDPQLDPPKMKKKLSAGQIQRRIEQAILNRDILF comes from the coding sequence ATGCTGTGTAAAGATCCATTCATAATTGATCCGGGTACCTTTCAGCTTATCCAACAAATCCAAGCTACGCCTGGCTTCAGTGAATTTTATCTGGTAGGAGGTACTTCACTCGCACTACAGATCGGGCACCGTAATTCAATTGATATTGACCTTTTTACGGCGGGAGATTTTGTAACAGATGACATAGTTGAATTCTTACAACCCTTTTTTAATGTAGAGGTATCGTCCAAGAGAAATTTAAATAGTCTTTTTACATTCATCAATAATGTGAAGGTTGACTTTATACGTCATAATTATAGTTTGATAAAATCCCCAAAAATTGAAGATGGGATAACCTTTTTATCCGCTGAAGATATTTCGGCCATGAAGTTAAATGCTATTATCAATTCGGGTAAGCGCTTGAAAGATTTCGTAGATATATATTTTTTGCTGGAGCATTTCAGTTTGAACCAAATCATTTCATTTTTTGAAACGAAATATCCTCACATGAACGCAGTGATTGCGTTAAAATCTCTCTCTTACTTTGATGATATTGATCCACAGCTTGATCCCCCTAAAATGAAGAAAAAATTATCTGCGGGACAGATTCAAAGAAGGATTGAGCAGGCAATATTAAACAGGGATATACTATTTTAA
- a CDS encoding DUF6922 domain-containing protein, with amino-acid sequence MRKSDKPNIPARLLWEFDYDNFNFRKSYKIVIERVLERGNLDNWREMIQYYSKEQILETIEWSSQLEERDKRFSRLFINSDFVNAV; translated from the coding sequence ATGAGGAAATCAGATAAACCAAATATTCCTGCCCGGCTTCTCTGGGAATTTGACTACGATAATTTCAATTTCAGGAAGTCTTACAAAATTGTAATTGAGCGGGTATTGGAGCGAGGCAACCTTGATAATTGGCGTGAAATGATCCAGTATTATTCAAAGGAGCAAATCTTGGAAACCATCGAGTGGTCTTCACAGCTGGAAGAAAGGGACAAACGTTTTTCGAGATTATTTATAAACTCAGATTTTGTAAATGCTGTGTAA
- a CDS encoding TraR/DksA family transcriptional regulator translates to MMQEERTRYSEEELREFEELIRGKLEATMSELNYIKGGLSKKNDSGTDITAGSAKLVEDGADASERENLSQLAARLQKYSIQLENALVRIKNGTYGVCIDTGKLIPKERLRIVPHTQQTIEAKLRRAS, encoded by the coding sequence ATTATGCAAGAAGAACGCACAAGATATTCAGAGGAAGAATTGAGGGAATTCGAAGAGCTCATTCGTGGAAAACTGGAAGCTACAATGAGCGAGCTTAATTATATCAAAGGAGGGTTGAGCAAAAAAAACGATAGCGGTACAGACATCACTGCCGGTTCAGCTAAATTGGTAGAGGATGGTGCTGATGCCAGCGAGCGTGAAAACCTGAGCCAGCTTGCGGCGAGGTTGCAGAAATATTCCATCCAGCTGGAAAATGCACTGGTTCGCATTAAAAACGGAACATACGGAGTTTGTATTGATACCGGTAAGCTTATCCCAAAAGAAAGACTAAGAATTGTACCTCATACACAGCAAACGATCGAGGCGAAATTGAGACGCGCGAGCTGA